Sequence from the Zeugodacus cucurbitae isolate PBARC_wt_2022May chromosome 2, idZeuCucr1.2, whole genome shotgun sequence genome:
CTAGTGTGAGGGTTGGTTTTACtttcatagatttatttatggcatagttattgcaatttatagattttcggtTATCGCTATTTTGTGGACATGGTTGTGGTTCGTTTTGCGCATCTACAATACCATCTGAATTTCAACTCTACTTCTTCCTAATCCACAAAATCAAATATCTACCAAGGAGAACACCCCATTAATAGTATTTGTTAAATACTGTTAACCTTGGAACGATTTTGGAGTATTTCGAATTTATACAAACAATATTCACCTGCCTTAAAGGTGATAAAACCACAAATGTGTGCATAAAATCTATATAAAACTTTGGTATGCCCGTTTTTTAAATAACGctgcattttaattataaaaacatgtTACCAACTAACTTACCTGCTCGCGAGACTGTAACTCTTCGAAATATGTAATGTCTTGATCATTGATTGCGATTTTTCCAGTACCTGGAAAGCGCACAGTAACATCGCCACGTGCTGTCTTACGTAAGCATTCTAAATGGAAGAGAACGAAGCACTTTGGTATTGTTAATTTCAAGCTATTTTAGAATACATACCATATGTTGTAACAAATTGGCGACCATCGGCATCGAATTGAGGTTTTGGTATCTCTAATTGTTTGGTTTGATCCAACAATGGTTTAGCGAATTTGTTGATAAAATCTCgacttttatatgaaaatggCAGTGAAACTAAGCGGTCCATTGCAtttgtgaaatttgtatattcCAAATCGTTTATCTGTTCTACTAGCACAGCTTCGAGTTGATCTTTAGTTAACCATTGGAAACCTGTGAAGTCACtggaattaaacaaaatattaattcttaacaTAATCTCAATATTAGTGAAACTTACACTTTCTGATTTGGATCAGCGCGTGTACCACGACGCAACATGCGTTCCTCAAGATCATATAAACCATTCATCTCCTCAACAATGtcctaaataaatttaaattgcttaAATATAATCAATAATCGACGATTATGCTACttacatataataatttaaagaaatttggtCGGCCAGTGTAGAACATACTATGAAAGGGGCGCCCAGTTTCGTCAAACTCTGCCGCTTTCCGCACTGGAAATATTTCTTCAGGACTTTTCATCAAAGGGCGGGCGCGTTTATCAAACAAGCCAGatggaaataaatattcaatggcGTTCTATGAAcagaataatttaattatttatttgacgaCAGGTGCGAACATGTTTACTCACATCGATATCTTCTTGCGTAAACGTTTCTGGGTCCTCTCCCATCATGTTCGCCAAATGTCTCTTACCAATTTGATACTCCAGCTTCTGGGTTTTCATAAATTCATCATTTTCACGAGCTCGTTCAAGGTACGCTTTCATGGCTTGGCTAACTTTATGTTTCTTAACAGCAAGTGGTGCAGCTTTGACGGTTACCTCAGTTCCAAAATTGCGGGTTGCTTGCTATAATATAGGTTAGGAACATTTTATTAGCACACACtttaataaatgcaatttattcaAATCTTGAGATAATTACAATTTGCGTTGCATAGCCATCAGTGATTCTACATATATGTTGCAcataatttatgttattttttaataaatttgaaccGAATCGCAGCGCCACAGCCATATTGAATAGTTCAAAGCAAAAGAACAATATCTGACAGCGAATCTGTCGAACAGCTGATTACAAACAAgattaaacaaaacaaagagtGCGATAATTTTGGGGTATCAGTGTTGGAAATTCagagaaatacatattttttaaaactgttttttataacacattccaattatttattattgtactaTTCCCTTGCTCATTGCTACATATTGCTACATCCCTCGGGATTATTTAATCTTAAGgcgaataaaacaaatatattttataattccacaaaaattaatttattataatacatataattatttttcacatcatATTTTCATAGGTTTTGATCTCCGATTCTTTTTCGTCCATTTGgttctgcaagttatctagggTTTCCTGCATACGTTGTTTTAATGTTGGGTTTTGAATAGATGATATTTCTTGTGCCTTTTGTGTGCGTTGAGTTTTTAGTTCTTCATATTGTCTACGCAGTTCGGCTATCCTCATCTGAATCTGCTCGGAGTTTAGATGGGACCGTACCGTATTAGCCTCGCTTGAAAAGTCGTCATCGTAGTCGTTCCGTTTTTGCTCTTCATAATAACCACTTGGAGCTGCCAAATTGGAATTTGAACCACCGAATTTTGATGCCATATCATCCGCATCAGCTTTTGGACTGCCAAAC
This genomic interval carries:
- the LOC105213604 gene encoding 28S ribosomal protein S9, mitochondrial, translating into MAVALRFGSNLLKNNINYVQHICRITDGYATQIQATRNFGTEVTVKAAPLAVKKHKVSQAMKAYLERARENDEFMKTQKLEYQIGKRHLANMMGEDPETFTQEDIDNAIEYLFPSGLFDKRARPLMKSPEEIFPVRKAAEFDETGRPFHSMFYTGRPNFFKLLYDIVEEMNGLYDLEERMLRRGTRADPNQKVDFTGFQWLTKDQLEAVLVEQINDLEYTNFTNAMDRLVSLPFSYKSRDFINKFAKPLLDQTKQLEIPKPQFDADGRQFVTTYECLRKTARGDVTVRFPGTGKIAINDQDITYFEELQSREQVLFPLIFADMLGKVDIEANVEGGGPSGQAGAIRWGIAMSLRSFVDQEMVESMRLAGLLQRDYRRRERKKYGQEGARRKYTWKKR